A window of the Algoriphagus halophilus genome harbors these coding sequences:
- a CDS encoding acyl-CoA dehydrogenase family protein: protein MNFRESENQRMIAEMIRDFGAKEITPFRKDWDDQQFFPKELFKKLGELGLMGVLVPTEFGGAGFGYEEYVTAIVELSKLDPSVGLSMAAHNSLCTGHIMLFGSEEQKKTYLPKLASCEWLGAWGLTEPNTGSDAGNMRTVAKKDGEYWVINGAKNFITHGVSGDVAVVIARTGEVGDSHGMTAFIVERGTKGFEGGRKEDKLGMRASETAEMIFTDCRVHETQVLGKEGEGFIQSMKVLDGGRISIAALSLGIAEGALEASIQYSKEREQFGKPISKYQGISFKLADMATQVEAAKLLIMKAADLKNRGEKVTLASAKAKYFASEVCVSVSNDAVQIFGGYGFTKDYPVEKYYRDSKLCTIGEGTSEIQKMVIAREVLK from the coding sequence ATGAATTTTAGAGAAAGTGAAAACCAGCGAATGATCGCGGAAATGATCCGGGATTTTGGCGCTAAAGAAATTACACCTTTTCGAAAGGATTGGGATGACCAACAGTTTTTCCCTAAAGAACTTTTTAAAAAACTGGGGGAACTAGGACTGATGGGAGTGTTAGTACCTACCGAATTTGGAGGAGCTGGCTTTGGCTATGAAGAATATGTAACTGCTATTGTTGAACTTTCTAAGCTAGATCCATCCGTAGGTTTGTCCATGGCAGCACATAACTCTTTGTGCACAGGGCATATTATGCTTTTTGGAAGTGAGGAACAAAAAAAGACCTATTTACCAAAACTTGCCAGCTGTGAATGGCTAGGAGCTTGGGGCCTGACAGAGCCAAATACAGGTTCTGATGCTGGAAATATGCGTACAGTTGCTAAAAAAGATGGCGAATATTGGGTAATCAATGGTGCCAAAAACTTTATTACGCATGGAGTATCTGGAGATGTGGCAGTGGTGATAGCCAGAACGGGAGAAGTAGGGGATAGCCACGGAATGACTGCCTTCATTGTCGAAAGAGGAACCAAAGGATTTGAAGGAGGTAGAAAAGAGGATAAGTTGGGAATGCGCGCTTCAGAAACTGCGGAGATGATTTTTACTGATTGTAGAGTTCACGAAACACAGGTTTTGGGAAAGGAAGGAGAAGGTTTTATCCAATCAATGAAAGTTTTGGATGGTGGAAGAATTTCTATTGCCGCTTTGTCATTGGGGATAGCAGAAGGTGCCTTAGAGGCCTCCATTCAATATTCAAAGGAAAGAGAGCAGTTTGGTAAACCAATCAGTAAGTACCAAGGAATTTCCTTTAAACTGGCTGATATGGCTACCCAAGTAGAAGCTGCAAAACTGTTGATCATGAAAGCAGCAGACCTGAAGAACAGAGGAGAGAAAGTGACCTTAGCTTCTGCAAAAGCAAAATATTTTGCCTCAGAAGTCTGTGTTTCGGTATCCAATGATGCAGTACAGATATTTGGAGGCTATGGATTTACCAAAGATTATCCGGTAGAAAAGTATTACCGTGATTCTAAATTGTGTACGATAGGGGAAGGGACCTCGGAAATTCAAAAAATGGTGATTGCCAGAGAGGTCTTGAAGTAA
- a CDS encoding MIP/aquaporin family protein → MNPYIAEIIGTGLLLLLGSGVVANMLLPKTKGNGGGIMEISTAWALAVFVGVVVAGPYSGAHLNPAVTVGLAIVGKFEWAMVPGYIAAETLGAMIGVGIAWFFYKDHYEASDDPALKAAPFGTSPAIRNLPLNFFSELIGTFVLILVILYNTGAKIEDATETPIGMGSLGAIPVAFLVWVIGLALGGTTGYAINPARDFGPRLMHSILPIKGKGSSDWGYAWVPVLGPIAGAALAAGLYLVAGA, encoded by the coding sequence ATGAATCCATACATTGCAGAAATAATCGGAACAGGCTTACTCCTTTTACTAGGTTCAGGAGTGGTAGCCAATATGCTTCTTCCAAAAACCAAAGGAAATGGAGGAGGAATCATGGAAATCAGTACTGCTTGGGCATTGGCAGTTTTTGTAGGAGTAGTTGTGGCTGGACCATACAGTGGAGCACACTTAAACCCAGCGGTAACTGTAGGCTTAGCTATTGTTGGTAAGTTTGAATGGGCCATGGTCCCTGGATACATCGCTGCAGAAACATTAGGTGCGATGATCGGTGTCGGGATTGCCTGGTTTTTTTATAAGGATCATTATGAAGCTTCAGATGATCCTGCCCTCAAAGCAGCCCCTTTTGGCACCTCCCCAGCCATAAGAAATCTTCCTCTTAATTTCTTTTCAGAGCTCATCGGTACTTTTGTGCTAATTCTGGTCATATTATATAACACAGGAGCCAAAATAGAGGATGCAACTGAAACGCCCATTGGAATGGGTTCACTTGGGGCAATCCCTGTTGCCTTCCTAGTTTGGGTAATTGGATTAGCTTTGGGAGGAACCACTGGCTATGCAATCAATCCTGCCCGTGATTTTGGCCCAAGATTAATGCACTCCATATTGCCAATTAAAGGCAAAGGAAGCTCCGATTGGGGATATGCCTGGGTTCCTGTTTTAGGCCCTATAGCAGGAGCAGCATTAGCGGCAGGCTTGTATTTAGTAGCAGGAGCCTAA
- the glpK gene encoding glycerol kinase GlpK, protein MTQEKPYLMALDQGTTSSRAIIFDKKGQIVSVAQKDFKQYFPDSGWVEHDPNEIWTSQSSVMVESLINQGIRADQIAGIGITNQRETTLIWDRKTGKAIYNAIVWQDRRTASYCNSLKEKGHADLVASKTGLIIDAYFSATKIRWILENVEGAREKAKAGELAFGTVDSWLIWNLTAGKTHITDITNASRTMIYNIHTQEWDKELLQLFDIPESLLPEVKSCSEVYCETAGDVLSVKIPIAGIAGDQQAALFGQLCTEPGMAKTTYGTGCFLVMNTGNEAVKSENQLLTTVAWKIGNEINYALEGSVFIGGAAIQWLRDGIELFPNAKDSEKLAMSLDDNDGVYFVPALTGLGAPHWDQNARGAFFGITRGTTSAHMTRAALEAIAYQVYDVLKAMEKDSGKPTQELRVDGGATANNFMMQFQADLLDCEIKRPEIIETTAIGAAFLAGLALGFWKNREELQSLWTADKSFTPQMEENKREKLLHFWHKAVERSKDWIE, encoded by the coding sequence ATGACCCAAGAAAAACCCTACCTGATGGCACTGGATCAGGGCACCACCAGTTCCAGAGCAATCATTTTTGACAAAAAGGGGCAAATTGTTTCCGTTGCCCAAAAAGACTTTAAACAATATTTTCCAGATTCCGGATGGGTAGAACATGACCCAAACGAAATCTGGACCAGCCAATCCAGCGTAATGGTTGAATCCCTCATTAACCAAGGGATTCGAGCAGATCAAATCGCTGGAATAGGCATTACCAACCAACGGGAAACCACCTTAATCTGGGACAGAAAAACAGGTAAGGCAATCTACAATGCCATCGTTTGGCAAGATCGAAGAACTGCCTCCTACTGCAATTCATTAAAAGAAAAAGGCCATGCTGACCTCGTTGCATCCAAAACGGGATTGATCATAGACGCTTATTTTTCAGCCACCAAAATCCGATGGATTTTAGAAAATGTGGAAGGGGCAAGAGAAAAGGCAAAAGCAGGAGAGCTGGCATTCGGAACCGTAGACTCCTGGCTGATTTGGAATCTTACGGCGGGTAAAACCCATATTACTGACATTACCAATGCCAGTAGAACCATGATCTACAACATACACACCCAGGAATGGGACAAGGAACTCTTACAACTTTTTGACATTCCTGAATCACTTTTACCAGAAGTGAAATCCTGTAGTGAAGTGTACTGTGAAACAGCCGGAGATGTATTGAGCGTCAAAATCCCTATTGCTGGAATTGCCGGGGATCAACAAGCTGCGCTTTTCGGGCAACTCTGCACCGAGCCTGGAATGGCCAAAACTACTTATGGAACAGGTTGCTTTTTGGTAATGAATACCGGAAATGAAGCTGTAAAATCAGAGAATCAATTACTGACCACCGTAGCCTGGAAAATTGGTAATGAAATCAACTATGCCTTGGAAGGATCCGTGTTCATAGGTGGCGCAGCTATTCAATGGCTTCGAGATGGGATCGAATTATTCCCAAATGCCAAAGATTCTGAAAAGCTTGCCATGAGCTTAGATGATAATGACGGAGTATATTTCGTGCCTGCATTGACAGGTCTTGGAGCACCTCATTGGGACCAAAATGCCCGGGGTGCATTTTTTGGGATTACTAGAGGCACGACTAGTGCCCATATGACCAGAGCTGCTTTGGAAGCCATCGCTTATCAAGTTTATGATGTATTGAAAGCCATGGAAAAAGACTCCGGAAAACCCACTCAGGAACTGAGAGTAGATGGCGGAGCAACAGCCAATAATTTTATGATGCAGTTTCAGGCAGATCTATTGGATTGCGAAATTAAGAGGCCCGAAATTATTGAAACCACTGCCATTGGAGCAGCCTTCTTGGCAGGCTTGGCATTAGGCTTTTGGAAAAATAGAGAGGAGCTGCAATCATTATGGACAGCAGACAAAAGCTTTACTCCTCAAATGGAGGAGAATAAAAGAGAAAAATTGCTACATTTTTGGCATAAGGCTGTTGAACGATCTAAAGACTGGATAGAATAA
- a CDS encoding glycerol-3-phosphate dehydrogenase/oxidase: MNREENIKQIQDSSKVWDIAVIGGGSSGLGVALDAISRGMSVVLLEKADFAKGTSSRSTKLVHGGVRYLAQGDVMLVLEALKERGKLLKNAPHLAHDQPFIIPIYTWFDRIQYSVGLKLYDWMSGRLSLGKSTFISKKETIKRLPAVLQKGLMGGVVYHDGQFDDARLALDIAQTADEAGACILNYTKVNNLEKDSSGKITGLKIQDLLTKKKHIIQAKMVVNATGVFADKILQMDNPEAPKMIQPSQGIHLVMDLDFLGGSDALMIPKTRDGRVLFAVPWQGKLVVGTTDTLREKPKMEPEALQKEIDFVLETAGGYLTKKPTRADVKAVFAGLRPLARPQEGSTKTKEISRSHKVIVSESGLVTLTGGKWTTFRKMGEDTVDHFQQVTGEKPGASTSLDMKIHGYSEQLQEGHWQLYGSDASAIQALAKEEPNLAEKLHPDFPNIAAEVIWAVRNEMAVKVEDILSRRIRILILDAQAAIDTAEKVAHLMAIELDKDQAWISQEIQDFNKVAEKYLIRK, from the coding sequence ATGAATAGAGAAGAAAACATAAAGCAAATCCAAGACTCTTCAAAAGTCTGGGATATTGCCGTGATTGGTGGAGGGTCCTCAGGATTGGGTGTTGCATTGGATGCCATATCCAGAGGGATGTCTGTCGTATTACTGGAGAAAGCTGATTTTGCCAAAGGCACATCCAGCCGAAGCACCAAACTGGTTCATGGCGGCGTTCGCTATTTAGCGCAAGGTGATGTAATGCTCGTATTAGAAGCATTGAAAGAAAGAGGAAAGTTGCTTAAAAATGCCCCTCACCTTGCGCATGACCAGCCCTTTATTATCCCTATTTACACTTGGTTTGACCGTATTCAATACAGCGTAGGTTTAAAACTTTATGATTGGATGTCAGGCCGGTTGAGTCTTGGGAAGTCCACTTTCATTTCTAAAAAAGAAACTATAAAAAGATTGCCTGCAGTCCTACAAAAAGGATTAATGGGCGGAGTTGTTTATCATGATGGTCAATTTGACGATGCGCGACTAGCCTTGGATATTGCGCAAACTGCAGACGAAGCAGGTGCTTGCATTTTGAATTATACCAAAGTCAATAACCTGGAGAAAGATTCTTCAGGAAAAATTACAGGATTGAAAATTCAGGACCTTCTAACGAAGAAAAAGCATATCATTCAAGCTAAAATGGTGGTAAATGCCACGGGAGTTTTTGCGGATAAAATCCTTCAAATGGATAATCCGGAAGCTCCAAAAATGATCCAACCCAGTCAAGGGATTCACTTGGTTATGGATTTGGATTTTTTAGGAGGTTCCGACGCATTAATGATCCCAAAAACCAGAGATGGAAGGGTATTATTTGCGGTTCCATGGCAAGGGAAACTCGTTGTAGGAACCACGGATACACTCCGTGAAAAACCAAAAATGGAGCCTGAAGCCTTACAAAAAGAAATTGACTTTGTATTGGAAACAGCTGGAGGGTATTTGACAAAAAAACCAACCAGAGCAGATGTAAAAGCTGTTTTTGCAGGATTGAGACCACTAGCCAGACCTCAGGAGGGTAGTACCAAAACCAAAGAAATCTCCAGATCCCATAAAGTGATTGTTTCCGAAAGCGGGCTGGTTACCCTGACCGGAGGAAAATGGACTACCTTCCGAAAAATGGGAGAGGATACAGTGGACCATTTCCAACAAGTAACTGGAGAGAAGCCTGGAGCTAGCACCTCTCTGGACATGAAAATCCATGGATATTCTGAACAGCTACAAGAAGGCCACTGGCAGCTATACGGATCAGATGCATCGGCAATTCAAGCATTGGCAAAAGAGGAACCGAATCTTGCTGAAAAGCTCCATCCTGACTTCCCAAATATTGCCGCTGAAGTAATTTGGGCAGTAAGAAATGAAATGGCTGTCAAAGTTGAGGACATCCTATCAAGAAGAATTCGTATTTTGATCCTTGATGCTCAAGCAGCCATCGATACAGCAGAAAAAGTAGCTCACTTGATGGCTATTGAACTTGATAAAGACCAGGCCTGGATCTCTCAAGAAATTCAGGATTTCAATAAAGTGGCAGAAAAGTATTTAATTAGAAAGTAG
- a CDS encoding DeoR/GlpR family DNA-binding transcription regulator, giving the protein MTIAERHKYILDELNRAGFVSVSDLSKSMEVTMVTIRKDLKVLEDKGLLYRSHGSATSVSPYVSDRSVNVKKLEQVEEKNRIAEKALDYLVENEAILIGSGTTVVAFAQAIPKNLPLTVLTAAMNVTLALIDSPEVELVQLGGVVRKSSSSAVGHYAEEMLQNFACSKLFLSVDGVSLEHGLTTSNMMEAHLNAQMIKNVQKTIVLADSKKFGKKGFGKICELEDVDLIITDAGIPDLFQKKLEEKGIEIVIV; this is encoded by the coding sequence ATGACCATCGCAGAGCGACATAAGTACATCTTAGATGAATTGAATAGAGCTGGTTTTGTTTCTGTTTCCGATCTATCCAAAAGCATGGAAGTAACCATGGTAACGATCCGGAAGGATCTCAAAGTCTTAGAAGATAAAGGCCTACTATACAGGTCCCACGGTAGTGCTACCTCTGTTTCCCCATATGTTTCAGATCGATCTGTCAATGTGAAAAAGCTGGAGCAAGTAGAGGAGAAGAACAGGATTGCTGAAAAGGCTTTGGATTATTTGGTGGAGAATGAAGCTATTTTAATCGGGTCTGGAACTACGGTGGTTGCTTTTGCTCAGGCAATCCCCAAGAATCTTCCTTTGACTGTCCTCACTGCTGCGATGAATGTTACCTTGGCATTGATAGATTCTCCTGAAGTGGAGTTGGTGCAATTGGGAGGGGTGGTTAGAAAAAGTAGTAGTTCTGCGGTGGGCCACTATGCCGAAGAAATGCTTCAGAATTTTGCTTGCAGTAAATTATTTCTCAGTGTGGATGGGGTGAGTTTGGAGCATGGGTTGACCACCTCTAATATGATGGAAGCGCACTTAAATGCTCAGATGATCAAGAATGTGCAGAAAACCATCGTTTTGGCAGATTCTAAGAAGTTTGGAAAAAAAGGCTTTGGGAAAATTTGTGAACTGGAAGACGTGGACCTTATTATTACCGATGCAGGTATCCCAGATTTATTCCAAAAGAAGTTGGAGGAAAAAGGAATCGAAATCGTAATTGTTTAA
- a CDS encoding SixA phosphatase family protein — protein sequence MKNLILLSLVLLFLASCSPSPKPKTIYIVRHAEKQLEGDDPELAQVGQIRAQKLAQILSDKNIEHIYSTNYIRTKSTAKPTADQQELEIQVYDPRNHDELVEKLKADEGNILVVGHSNTVGHIANYFVGDAEKYKDLEDIEYDFIYVVTLDANGSSVERKTYKDY from the coding sequence ATGAAAAATCTAATCCTACTATCCTTAGTGCTTCTATTTTTGGCTTCTTGTTCCCCTTCTCCAAAGCCAAAAACAATTTACATAGTCCGACATGCTGAAAAGCAATTAGAAGGAGATGATCCTGAATTGGCACAGGTAGGACAAATCAGAGCGCAAAAACTCGCCCAAATTCTTTCCGACAAGAATATAGAACATATCTATAGCACCAATTACATCCGAACTAAAAGCACTGCAAAACCTACAGCAGATCAACAAGAATTAGAAATACAGGTATATGATCCTAGAAACCATGATGAGTTAGTAGAAAAGTTGAAGGCGGACGAAGGGAATATCTTAGTGGTAGGACATAGCAACACGGTAGGACATATCGCTAATTACTTTGTAGGAGACGCTGAAAAATATAAGGATTTAGAGGACATAGAGTATGATTTTATCTATGTAGTTACTTTGGATGCTAATGGATCTTCTGTAGAAAGAAAAACCTATAAAGACTATTAA